One Cellulomonas sp. NS3 genomic region harbors:
- a CDS encoding MmgE/PrpD family protein: MSVRHEVRPQPSDAPLPREHQLAWALAELACDPVPVDPDVTDMVVNRVLDDAAVAAASLVRAPVVAARAQALAHGPSSGGRGSLVTGVGSARRTSPEWAAWANGVAVRELDFHDTYLAADYSHPGDTIPPLLAVAQHVGASGADLVRAVVTAYEVQVSLVRAISLHRHKIDHVAHLGPAVAAGLGTLLHLDADVVFHAIGQALHTTTATRQSRKGEISTWKAYAPAFAGKVAIEAVDRAMRGQTSPTPIYEGADGVIAWLLDGPDARYEVDLPGPGEPRRAILETYTKEHSAEYQSQALIDLARRLHHEHPELADPERVRAIVLHTSHHTHHVIGTGADDPQKYDPHATRETLDHSIPYILAVALQDGTWHHERSYAPERAARPDTVALWQRITTQEDPGWTRRYHADDPAEKAFGGRLEVELVDGSRLVEEIAVADAHPLGARPFGRAQYVAKLRTLATEAVGETELDRFLAAATALPELDAGGALDAVHLTARPGLFDPVPAPGGLF; this comes from the coding sequence ATGAGCGTCCGCCACGAGGTGCGCCCCCAGCCGAGCGACGCGCCCCTCCCCCGCGAGCACCAGCTCGCCTGGGCCCTCGCCGAGCTCGCCTGCGACCCCGTGCCGGTCGACCCGGACGTGACGGACATGGTGGTCAACCGCGTCCTCGACGACGCCGCCGTCGCCGCCGCGTCGCTCGTGCGGGCGCCCGTCGTCGCAGCGCGGGCCCAGGCGCTCGCGCACGGACCCTCGAGCGGGGGCCGGGGCTCGCTCGTCACCGGGGTCGGGTCGGCCCGCCGCACGAGCCCGGAGTGGGCCGCGTGGGCGAACGGTGTCGCGGTCCGCGAGCTCGACTTCCACGACACCTACCTCGCCGCCGACTACTCCCACCCCGGCGACACGATCCCGCCGCTGCTCGCGGTCGCGCAGCACGTCGGCGCGAGCGGCGCCGACCTCGTGCGCGCCGTCGTCACGGCGTACGAGGTCCAGGTCTCGCTCGTGCGGGCGATCAGCCTGCACCGGCACAAGATCGACCACGTGGCGCACCTCGGCCCGGCCGTCGCGGCCGGCCTCGGCACCCTGCTGCACCTCGACGCGGACGTCGTCTTCCACGCGATCGGCCAGGCGCTGCACACGACCACAGCGACGCGGCAGTCGCGCAAGGGCGAGATCTCGACGTGGAAGGCGTACGCCCCGGCCTTCGCGGGGAAGGTCGCGATCGAGGCGGTCGACCGGGCGATGCGCGGCCAGACGTCCCCGACCCCGATCTACGAGGGGGCCGACGGGGTGATCGCCTGGCTGCTCGACGGGCCCGACGCGCGCTACGAGGTCGACCTGCCCGGCCCGGGCGAGCCGCGGCGCGCGATCCTCGAGACGTACACCAAGGAGCACTCGGCGGAGTACCAGTCGCAGGCGCTCATCGACCTGGCCCGGCGGCTGCACCACGAGCACCCGGAGCTCGCGGACCCCGAGCGCGTGCGGGCGATCGTCCTGCACACGTCGCACCACACGCACCACGTGATCGGCACGGGCGCGGACGACCCGCAGAAGTACGACCCGCACGCGACCCGCGAGACCCTCGACCACTCGATCCCGTACATCCTCGCGGTCGCGCTGCAGGACGGCACGTGGCACCACGAGCGCTCGTACGCCCCCGAGCGGGCGGCGCGCCCCGACACGGTCGCGCTCTGGCAGCGGATCACGACGCAGGAGGACCCGGGGTGGACCCGCCGCTACCACGCCGACGACCCGGCCGAGAAGGCGTTCGGCGGGCGGCTCGAGGTCGAGCTCGTCGACGGGTCCCGGCTCGTCGAGGAGATCGCCGTCGCCGACGCGCACCCGCTCGGCGCCCGGCCGTTCGGACGCGCGCAGTACGTCGCCAAGCTCCGCACGCTCGCGACGGAAGCCGTCGGCGAGACCGAGCTCGACCGGTTCCTCGCGGCGGCGACCGCGCTGCCCGAGCTCGACGCGGGCGGCGCGCTCGACGCCGTGCACCTCACGGCGCGACCTGGCCTGTTCGACCCCGTCCCCGCACCCGGAGGGCTGTTCTGA
- a CDS encoding acyltransferase family protein produces MTRAPATPRSGAPGAGRRHAGASPHEGRSPGAEAAPAHAPRLRAMDALRLLAALSVVLFHFTAREQHRWGMDPDEAFPRLSEVTPYGYTGVHLFFVISGFVILMSAWGRSVPQFVASRVSRLYPAFWAAVLLTAVLRWAWPTFETRTPGEVLANLTMLSEPFGVPAVDGVYWTLWVEIQFYAAVLLLLLVGITRRRVLLLAGAGPLVCTALTLAVPEARGVLTGLPWASMFGAGMVLFVIYREGHSRGTWALVALNTLQGVVVAVDQKAPAIDALTTGAPVWPPLLALAVVGAVGAVAAVAFVPAVRDLDLPVLTTAGALTYPLYLTHEYYGWALIQALHPALGRVTTLLVVVSVCLALAWVLHRWVERPLQPPLRRAVARALTRPGRRAAEPERGPVAASPVRAPVLVSAGDRR; encoded by the coding sequence ATGACCCGCGCACCCGCGACACCCCGCTCCGGCGCGCCCGGGGCCGGTCGTCGCCACGCGGGCGCCTCCCCGCACGAGGGGCGGTCGCCCGGCGCGGAGGCCGCACCGGCGCACGCACCGCGCCTGCGCGCGATGGACGCGCTGCGCCTGCTCGCGGCCCTGTCGGTCGTCCTCTTCCACTTCACGGCGCGCGAGCAGCACCGCTGGGGGATGGATCCCGACGAGGCGTTCCCGCGCCTGTCGGAGGTCACGCCCTACGGGTACACCGGCGTGCACCTGTTCTTCGTGATCAGCGGGTTCGTCATCCTGATGTCGGCGTGGGGGCGCTCCGTGCCGCAGTTCGTCGCGTCGCGCGTGAGCCGGCTGTACCCCGCGTTCTGGGCCGCGGTGCTGCTCACGGCGGTGCTGCGCTGGGCCTGGCCGACGTTCGAGACCCGGACGCCCGGCGAGGTGCTCGCGAACCTCACCATGCTCTCGGAGCCGTTCGGGGTGCCCGCGGTCGACGGGGTCTACTGGACGCTCTGGGTCGAGATCCAGTTCTACGCCGCCGTGCTCCTGCTGCTGCTCGTCGGGATCACGCGGCGCCGCGTGCTGCTGCTCGCGGGCGCCGGGCCGCTCGTCTGCACGGCGCTCACGCTCGCGGTGCCCGAGGCGCGCGGCGTCCTGACCGGGCTGCCGTGGGCGTCGATGTTCGGCGCCGGGATGGTGCTGTTCGTGATCTACCGCGAGGGCCACTCGCGCGGGACGTGGGCGCTCGTCGCGCTCAACACGCTGCAGGGTGTCGTCGTCGCGGTCGACCAGAAGGCGCCGGCGATCGACGCGCTCACGACGGGTGCGCCGGTGTGGCCCCCGCTGCTCGCGCTCGCGGTCGTCGGCGCGGTGGGGGCCGTCGCGGCCGTCGCGTTCGTGCCCGCGGTGCGCGACCTGGACCTGCCCGTGCTGACGACGGCCGGTGCGCTGACGTACCCGCTGTACCTCACGCACGAGTACTACGGCTGGGCGCTGATCCAGGCGCTGCACCCGGCGCTCGGGCGCGTCACGACGCTCCTCGTCGTGGTGAGCGTGTGCCTGGCCCTCGCCTGGGTGCTGCACCGGTGGGTCGAGCGGCCGCTGCAGCCGCCGCTGCGCCGCGCGGTCGCGCGCGCGCTGACGCGCCCCGGCCGGCGCGCCGCCGAGCCGGAGCGTGGTCCGGTGGCCGCGTCGCCCGTTCGGGCACCGGTGCTGGTCAGCGCGGGCGACCGGCGCTGA